In Xanthomonas theicola, a single genomic region encodes these proteins:
- the glpK gene encoding glycerol kinase GlpK has translation MEKQFILAIDQGTTSSRAILFDRKGHIVGMAQREFGQIFPQPGWVEHNPREIMTSVYTTITELLNNQQVDASAIAGIGITNQRETAVVWDRATGQPIYNAIVWQSRQTKDICEQLKAAGHEDMVRAKTGLLIDAYFSGTKVKWILDHVEGARERAQRGELAFGTIDSWLIWNLTAGKVHVTDYTNASRTLLYNIHELRWDEELLQMLDIPASMLPEVRSSSEIYGTTQGQYFYGHEVPIAGIAGDQQAALFGQACFEPGMAKNTYGTGCFMLMNTGEKAVASNTGLLTTIAWGVDGKVEYALEGAIFVAGSVVQWLRDGLRMFGKASDSQAYAERAGDNGGVYFVPAFVGLGAPYWRSDIRGAVFGLTRGTTKEHFVRAAIESMAYQTRDVLTAMQVDSGIELKELRADGGAISNDFMAQFQSDILDVPVLRPQVAETTALGAAYLAGLATGFWKDRAEIAQQWAVDRRFEPAMPAERREELYAGWQQAVQATMGFRIR, from the coding sequence ATGGAAAAGCAATTCATCTTGGCCATCGACCAGGGCACCACCAGTTCGCGCGCGATCCTGTTCGACCGCAAGGGCCACATCGTCGGCATGGCGCAGCGCGAGTTCGGGCAGATCTTCCCGCAGCCGGGCTGGGTGGAGCACAACCCGCGCGAGATCATGACCAGCGTCTACACCACGATCACCGAGCTGCTCAACAACCAGCAGGTGGACGCCAGCGCGATCGCCGGCATCGGCATCACCAACCAGCGCGAGACCGCGGTGGTGTGGGACCGCGCCACCGGGCAGCCGATCTACAACGCCATCGTCTGGCAGTCGCGGCAGACCAAAGACATCTGCGAGCAGCTCAAGGCGGCCGGCCACGAGGACATGGTGCGGGCCAAGACCGGCCTGTTGATCGACGCGTATTTCTCCGGCACCAAGGTCAAGTGGATCCTCGACCACGTCGAGGGCGCGCGCGAACGCGCGCAGCGCGGCGAACTGGCGTTCGGTACCATCGACAGCTGGCTGATCTGGAACCTCACCGCCGGCAAGGTGCACGTCACCGACTACACCAACGCCTCGCGCACGCTGCTGTACAACATCCACGAACTGCGCTGGGACGAGGAACTGCTGCAGATGCTCGACATCCCCGCCTCGATGCTGCCCGAGGTGCGATCCTCCAGCGAGATCTACGGCACCACCCAGGGCCAGTATTTCTACGGCCACGAAGTGCCGATCGCCGGCATCGCCGGCGACCAGCAGGCGGCGCTGTTCGGCCAGGCCTGCTTCGAACCGGGCATGGCCAAGAACACCTACGGCACCGGCTGTTTCATGCTGATGAACACCGGCGAGAAGGCGGTCGCCTCCAACACCGGCCTGCTCACCACCATCGCGTGGGGCGTGGACGGCAAGGTCGAGTACGCACTGGAAGGGGCGATCTTCGTCGCCGGGTCGGTGGTGCAGTGGCTGCGCGACGGCCTGCGCATGTTCGGCAAGGCCAGCGACTCGCAGGCCTACGCCGAGCGTGCCGGCGACAACGGCGGGGTGTACTTCGTGCCGGCCTTCGTCGGCCTGGGCGCGCCGTACTGGCGCAGCGACATCCGCGGCGCCGTGTTCGGCCTGACCCGCGGCACCACCAAGGAACACTTCGTGCGTGCCGCGATCGAGTCGATGGCCTACCAGACCCGCGACGTGCTGACCGCGATGCAGGTCGATTCGGGCATCGAACTGAAGGAACTGCGCGCCGACGGCGGCGCGATCAGCAACGACTTCATGGCCCAGTTCCAGAGCGACATTCTGGACGTGCCGGTGCTGCGCCCACAGGTGGCCGAGACCACCGCGCTGGGTGCGGCCTACCTGGCCGGCCTGGCCACCGGATTCTGGAAGGACCGCGCCGAGATTGCGCAGCAATGGGCGGTGGACCGCCGCTTCGAGCCGGCCATGCCGGCCGAACGCCGCGAGGAACTGTACGCCGGCTGGCAGCAGGCGGTGCAGGCGACGATGGGCTTCCGCATTCGCTGA
- a CDS encoding MIP/aquaporin family protein, which produces MNRQLLGELISEAVAMLIIIAFGCSVACMYVLYDPSPYQNAYWGVCIAWGLGVTIAIYVTGSVSGTHANPAVTLALAVFRGFAWNKVLPYWAAQVVGAFLGAGIVYLLFAPVIDHYNQAHQLTREAGGAAGVFFTAPGLAITPMHALRDQVILTAFLIFGIFAITERYNEAAPTANSGALIIGLLVATIGASMGYLEAWAINPARDFGPRLFAYFAGWGSSALPSANSYWWIPIVGPLIGGVVGGGAYQLLIYPFLPARVKALEEEAASRRA; this is translated from the coding sequence ATGAACCGGCAACTGCTCGGCGAACTGATTTCCGAGGCGGTGGCGATGCTGATCATTATCGCCTTCGGCTGCTCGGTGGCGTGCATGTACGTGCTGTACGACCCCAGTCCGTACCAGAACGCCTACTGGGGCGTGTGCATCGCCTGGGGCCTGGGGGTGACGATCGCGATCTACGTCACCGGCTCGGTCTCCGGCACCCACGCCAACCCGGCGGTGACACTGGCGCTGGCGGTGTTCCGCGGCTTCGCCTGGAACAAGGTGCTGCCGTACTGGGCGGCGCAGGTGGTCGGCGCGTTCCTCGGCGCCGGCATCGTCTACCTGCTGTTCGCGCCGGTGATCGACCACTACAACCAGGCGCACCAGCTGACCCGCGAGGCGGGCGGCGCGGCCGGCGTGTTCTTCACCGCGCCGGGCCTGGCGATCACGCCGATGCACGCGCTGCGCGACCAGGTGATCCTGACCGCGTTCCTGATCTTCGGCATCTTCGCCATCACCGAGCGCTACAACGAGGCCGCGCCCACCGCCAATTCCGGTGCGTTGATCATCGGCCTGCTGGTGGCGACCATCGGCGCCTCGATGGGCTACCTGGAAGCGTGGGCGATCAATCCGGCGCGCGATTTCGGGCCGCGCCTGTTCGCCTACTTCGCCGGCTGGGGCTCCTCGGCGCTGCCGTCGGCCAACAGCTACTGGTGGATCCCGATCGTCGGCCCGCTGATCGGCGGCGTGGTCGGCGGCGGCGCCTATCAGCTGCTGATCTATCCGTTCCTGCCGGCGCGGGTGAAAGCGCTCGAGGAAGAAGCGGCCTCGCGCCGGGCCTGA
- the glpD gene encoding glycerol-3-phosphate dehydrogenase, with protein sequence MREIYDVLVVGGGINGVGIARDAVGRGLSVCLCERDDLASHTSSASTKLIHGGLRYLEQYEFALVGKALAEREVLLRLAPHIIWPLRFLMPHQPHLRPAWMIRTGLFLYDHLGRGRRTLPGSRRMALRSDPVGAPLREEFRTGFVYSDAWVQDARLVALNAMDAAQRGARILTRTRCVAARRVGGVWQVALQHADGRRQELQARALVNAAGPWAVQFLDDVAQVGHDHALRLVKGSHIVVPRLFEHDHAYIFQQPDRRIVFAIPYEHDFTLIGTTDVDYRADPSAPKIDAEETRYLCEAANRYFLKQIAPSDVAWSYSGVRPLLDDEEDNAAEVTRDYLLELDADDGAALLNVFGGKLTTYRKLAEEAVDRLVAHAGRKAPAWTARGAPLPGGERRDIRALAQELRAARPWLAEATATRLARNYGTRAVQLLGDAASLQQLGEHFGADLYQAEVDYLRAHEWVTQADDLLWRRSKLGLRIDAAGRQRLIDYLQQAPAAVAAAPA encoded by the coding sequence ATGCGCGAGATCTACGATGTGCTGGTGGTCGGTGGCGGCATCAACGGCGTGGGCATCGCCCGCGATGCGGTGGGCCGTGGCCTGTCGGTGTGCCTGTGCGAGCGCGACGACCTCGCCTCGCATACCTCCAGCGCCAGCACCAAGCTGATCCACGGCGGGCTGCGCTACCTGGAGCAATACGAGTTCGCTCTGGTCGGCAAGGCGCTGGCCGAGCGCGAAGTGCTGCTGCGCCTGGCCCCGCACATCATCTGGCCGCTGCGCTTCCTGATGCCGCACCAGCCACATCTGCGCCCGGCGTGGATGATCCGCACCGGCCTGTTCCTGTACGACCATCTGGGCCGCGGCCGCCGCACCCTGCCGGGTTCCAGGCGCATGGCGCTGCGCTCGGATCCAGTCGGCGCGCCGTTGCGCGAGGAATTCCGCACCGGCTTCGTCTATTCCGACGCCTGGGTGCAGGACGCGCGGCTGGTGGCGCTCAATGCGATGGACGCGGCGCAGCGCGGGGCGCGGATCCTGACCCGCACCCGTTGCGTCGCCGCGCGCCGCGTCGGCGGCGTATGGCAGGTGGCGCTGCAGCACGCCGACGGCCGCCGCCAGGAGCTGCAGGCGCGCGCGCTGGTCAATGCCGCCGGGCCATGGGCGGTGCAGTTCCTGGACGACGTGGCGCAGGTCGGCCACGACCACGCGCTGCGCCTGGTCAAGGGCAGCCACATCGTGGTGCCGCGGCTGTTCGAGCACGACCATGCCTACATCTTCCAGCAGCCCGACCGGCGTATCGTGTTCGCGATTCCCTACGAGCACGACTTCACCTTGATCGGCACCACCGACGTGGACTACCGCGCCGATCCGTCCGCACCGAAGATCGATGCCGAGGAGACGCGCTACCTGTGCGAGGCGGCCAACCGCTACTTCCTCAAGCAGATCGCGCCCAGCGACGTGGCGTGGAGCTACAGCGGCGTGCGCCCGCTGCTCGACGACGAGGAGGACAATGCCGCCGAGGTCACCCGCGACTACCTGCTGGAACTGGACGCGGACGACGGCGCGGCGTTGCTCAACGTGTTCGGCGGCAAGCTCACCACCTACCGCAAGCTGGCCGAGGAGGCGGTGGACCGACTGGTCGCGCATGCCGGGCGCAAGGCGCCGGCGTGGACCGCGCGCGGCGCGCCGCTGCCCGGCGGCGAGCGCCGCGACATCCGCGCGCTGGCGCAGGAACTGCGTGCGGCGCGGCCGTGGCTGGCCGAGGCGACCGCCACGCGGCTGGCGCGCAACTACGGCACCCGCGCGGTGCAGTTGCTGGGCGATGCGGCCTCGCTGCAGCAACTGGGCGAACACTTCGGCGCCGACCTTTACCAGGCGGAAGTGGACTACCTGCGTGCGCACGAATGGGTGACCCAGGCCGACGACCTGCTGTGGCGCCGCAGCAAGCTCGGTCTGCGCATCGACGCCGCCGGCCGCCAGCGCCTGATCGACTATCTGCAGCAGGCGCCGGCCGCGGTGGCCGCCGCGCCCGCATGA
- a CDS encoding DeoR/GlpR family DNA-binding transcription regulator encodes MRHHRRMDNTIPKPSAAPALNPRQEQLVASVRQQGYAEVEGLATRFEVTPQTIRRDLALLCEAGLLRRYHGGVSLPSSVENLAYAARKSLQAQEKRRIATLLAQHIPDDASLFINIGTTNEDVARALMGHSGLRVITNNLNVAVMMSANPSCEVTVAGGRVRGRDQGVTGEATLELIRQFKVDFGVIGISGIDPDGTLLDFDFHEVRVAQAIIEHSRQVFLAADHSKLGRNAMVRLGPIARVQAWFTDRAPPPELAAVLAAAGTRVFVAEGDDRGEAKAHRVAGSHADPD; translated from the coding sequence ATGCGCCATCATCGACGCATGGACAACACGATCCCAAAGCCGAGCGCGGCGCCCGCGCTCAATCCGCGCCAGGAGCAACTGGTCGCGTCGGTGCGGCAGCAGGGCTATGCCGAGGTGGAAGGGCTGGCCACGCGTTTCGAGGTGACCCCGCAGACCATCCGCCGCGACCTGGCGCTGCTGTGCGAGGCCGGCCTGCTGCGCCGCTACCACGGCGGGGTCAGCCTGCCGTCGAGCGTGGAAAACCTGGCCTACGCCGCGCGCAAGTCGCTGCAGGCGCAGGAGAAGCGGCGCATCGCCACGCTGCTGGCGCAGCACATCCCCGACGACGCCTCGTTGTTCATCAACATCGGCACCACCAACGAGGACGTGGCGCGCGCGCTGATGGGGCACAGCGGGTTGCGGGTGATCACCAACAACCTCAACGTGGCGGTGATGATGAGCGCCAACCCGAGCTGCGAGGTGACGGTGGCCGGCGGGCGCGTGCGTGGCCGCGACCAGGGCGTGACCGGCGAGGCCACGCTCGAGCTGATCCGCCAGTTCAAGGTGGATTTCGGGGTGATCGGCATCTCCGGCATCGATCCGGACGGCACCTTGCTGGATTTCGATTTCCACGAGGTGCGGGTGGCGCAGGCGATCATCGAGCACTCGCGGCAGGTGTTCCTGGCTGCCGACCACAGCAAGCTCGGCCGCAACGCCATGGTCCGGCTGGGGCCGATCGCGCGGGTCCAGGCCTGGTTCACCGATCGCGCGCCGCCGCCGGAGCTGGCCGCGGTGCTGGCCGCCGCCGGCACCCGCGTATTCGTCGCCGAGGGCGACGATCGCGGCGAGGCCAAGGCGCACAGAGTGGCCGGCAGCCACGCCGATCCCGACTGA
- a CDS encoding DUF1456 family protein codes for MINNDVLRSIRYMLDLSDQKIVEIAQLADPALPIDKSQVPAYLKKEDEDGFVECSDQVLAHVLDGLVVHSRGRDERLPARAVETRVTNNVVLKKLRVAFQLKDVDMHQIFDAAGFPVSKPELSALFRQPEHKNFRLCGDQLLRNFLKGLTLRIRAAA; via the coding sequence ATGATCAACAACGACGTATTGCGCTCCATCCGCTACATGCTCGACCTGAGCGACCAGAAAATCGTGGAGATCGCACAGCTCGCCGATCCCGCCTTGCCGATCGACAAGTCGCAGGTGCCCGCCTACCTGAAGAAGGAAGACGAGGACGGCTTCGTCGAATGCAGCGACCAGGTCCTGGCGCACGTCCTCGACGGACTGGTGGTCCATTCCCGCGGCCGCGACGAGCGACTGCCGGCGCGCGCGGTGGAGACCCGGGTCACCAACAACGTGGTGCTGAAGAAGCTTCGCGTGGCGTTCCAGCTCAAGGACGTGGATATGCACCAGATCTTCGACGCGGCCGGCTTCCCGGTTTCCAAGCCGGAGCTATCGGCGCTGTTCCGGCAGCCGGAGCACAAGAATTTCCGCCTGTGCGGCGACCAGCTGCTGCGCAACTTCCTCAAGGGGCTGACCTTGCGGATCCGCGCGGCGGCCTGA
- a CDS encoding HDOD domain-containing protein yields MKLEVLFDRLHTLPTIPKVAQDLILQFDNPKTSLDSVARNIELDPVIAAKVLRLANSARFRGMRDSTSVEDAALRLGFNTLRTLVLASAMTGAFHAPSHFDLRGFWLHSFEVAGVCRLLARQKGLDPETAFTCGMMHNIGELLIQTGAPDYAARLHADASSSGRAAEETVQLGFGYPEVGAELARRWHLPQVIQTAIAYQARPLQAPGTEPMPRLVAQAALVADALERHGGATADARQAVSGPLLEDVDLDALFATLPEVIEADRAFTVLLR; encoded by the coding sequence ATGAAACTAGAGGTGCTGTTCGACCGATTGCACACCCTGCCGACCATCCCCAAGGTGGCGCAGGACCTGATCCTGCAATTCGACAACCCCAAGACCAGCCTGGACAGCGTGGCCCGCAATATCGAGTTGGATCCGGTGATCGCGGCCAAAGTGCTGCGCCTGGCCAACTCGGCGCGCTTCCGCGGCATGCGCGACTCGACCAGCGTGGAGGACGCGGCGCTGCGCCTGGGCTTCAACACCTTGCGCACGCTGGTGCTGGCCTCGGCGATGACCGGCGCGTTCCATGCGCCCAGCCATTTCGACCTGCGCGGGTTCTGGCTGCACAGCTTCGAGGTCGCCGGCGTCTGCCGGCTGCTGGCCAGGCAGAAGGGCCTGGATCCGGAAACCGCCTTCACCTGCGGCATGATGCACAACATCGGCGAGCTGCTGATCCAGACCGGCGCGCCCGACTACGCGGCGCGGCTGCATGCGGATGCGTCCTCCAGCGGCCGTGCCGCCGAGGAGACGGTGCAGCTGGGTTTCGGCTATCCGGAGGTCGGCGCCGAACTGGCGCGGCGCTGGCACCTGCCGCAGGTGATCCAGACCGCGATCGCCTACCAGGCACGGCCGCTGCAGGCCCCGGGAACCGAGCCGATGCCGCGCCTGGTGGCGCAGGCGGCGCTGGTCGCCGATGCGCTGGAGCGCCATGGCGGCGCGACGGCGGACGCGCGGCAGGCGGTCAGCGGGCCGCTGCTGGAGGACGTGGACCTGGACGCGCTGTTCGCCACGCTGCCGGAGGTGATCGAGGCCGACCGCGCCTTCACCGTGCTGCTGCGCTAG
- a CDS encoding lysophospholipid acyltransferase family protein, whose translation MHFASLRTAAKLAAMVLVSVPLMPLQWLLMRFAHGRAAFVLPRLWFACLRKALGIRVDLVGAPRRGGGTLFVGNHISHFDIVVLGSLLRARFIAKNDMERWPGMRRIGALAQTLFISRRRLDAASVAATVAAQIRPDHDLVLFAEGTTSCGERVAPFKSSLFSLFLGTAAHAQPWTLQPFTLDLLAVDGRPLTHGGERDAYAFYGAMHAGAHVARFLRLSGAVVRVTFHAPLAPAPGGDRKALAAQLHGIVAAALGTQAGGAR comes from the coding sequence ATGCATTTCGCCTCCCTGCGCACCGCCGCCAAGCTCGCCGCCATGGTCCTGGTCAGCGTGCCGCTCATGCCGCTGCAATGGCTGCTGATGCGCTTTGCCCACGGCCGCGCCGCCTTCGTGCTGCCGCGGCTGTGGTTCGCCTGCCTGCGCAAGGCGTTGGGCATCCGCGTGGACCTGGTGGGCGCACCGCGCCGTGGCGGCGGCACGCTGTTCGTCGGCAACCACATCTCGCATTTCGACATCGTGGTGCTGGGCAGCCTGCTGCGCGCGCGCTTCATCGCCAAGAACGACATGGAGCGCTGGCCGGGCATGCGCCGCATCGGCGCCCTGGCCCAGACCCTGTTCATCAGCCGTCGCCGGCTCGACGCGGCCAGCGTGGCGGCCACGGTCGCCGCGCAGATCCGCCCCGACCACGACCTGGTGCTGTTCGCCGAGGGCACCACCTCTTGCGGCGAGCGGGTCGCCCCGTTCAAGTCCAGCCTGTTCTCGCTGTTCCTTGGCACGGCCGCGCATGCCCAGCCCTGGACGCTGCAACCCTTCACCCTGGACCTGCTGGCGGTGGACGGCCGCCCGCTGACGCACGGCGGCGAGCGCGATGCCTACGCATTCTACGGCGCGATGCACGCCGGCGCCCACGTCGCGCGCTTCCTTCGCCTGTCCGGCGCCGTGGTCCGGGTGACCTTCCACGCCCCGCTCGCGCCGGCCCCCGGCGGCGACCGCAAGGCGCTCGCCGCGCAGCTGCACGGCATCGTGGCGGCGGCGCTGGGTACGCAGGCCGGCGGCGCGCGCTAG
- a CDS encoding sensor domain-containing diguanylate cyclase, with product MTAPGARQDVVPRLVSYFVAAMILLLVATTAYQAWIGYRHAFDLARITTENVSRAIGQHADDAIKEADILSLGIVERIEGDGLERMDRHRLHRLFQRQVRTLPQLHGIFVYDSRGNWLVTDKEATPANANNADCAYFVYHRTHAGRGVHVGEVITSRSTGELVIPVSRRIDRADGSFGGVFLTTLKLSYFSRFYSGFRMDAQGVVVLANDAGTILVRRPFDKAVIGRSIAKGEIFRTYLPRAPRGVATIVAITDKVERMYGYERLERYPLAVMAGISKRSILAPWYADLYRSLAMLGLALPIPVLFGFIMSRQIRRTLRAEDELRLAYVALEKIALHDSLTGLANRRQLDAVLPAEISRARRTSSPLGVIMLDIDHFKRYNDRYGHPAGDLCIKAVANAVKNHARRTGDLAVRYGGEELTVLLPSSDAHQTAATAERIVQAVRSLRIAHADSPSGQVTVSAGAYSFTAFASVIDAGELLDCADAALYTAKESGRDRVHVATSQC from the coding sequence ATGACGGCGCCGGGCGCGCGCCAGGACGTCGTACCGCGGCTGGTGTCGTATTTCGTCGCTGCGATGATCCTACTGTTGGTCGCGACCACCGCGTATCAGGCATGGATCGGCTATCGCCATGCCTTCGACCTGGCGCGCATCACCACGGAGAACGTCTCGCGTGCGATCGGCCAGCATGCCGACGACGCGATCAAGGAGGCCGACATCCTCTCGCTGGGCATCGTCGAGCGCATCGAGGGCGACGGCCTGGAGCGCATGGACCGGCATCGCCTGCATCGGCTGTTCCAGCGCCAGGTCAGGACCCTGCCGCAACTGCATGGCATCTTCGTCTACGACAGCCGCGGCAACTGGCTGGTGACCGACAAGGAAGCGACGCCAGCGAACGCCAACAACGCCGACTGCGCTTACTTCGTGTACCACCGGACGCATGCCGGGCGCGGGGTGCATGTCGGCGAGGTCATCACCAGCCGATCGACCGGCGAGTTGGTCATCCCGGTCTCCCGGCGCATCGACCGCGCGGACGGCAGTTTCGGCGGCGTGTTCCTGACGACGTTGAAGCTGAGCTACTTCTCGCGTTTCTACAGCGGTTTCCGGATGGATGCGCAAGGCGTCGTGGTGCTCGCCAACGATGCCGGCACCATCCTGGTGCGGCGGCCGTTCGACAAAGCGGTGATCGGCAGGAGCATCGCCAAGGGCGAGATCTTCCGCACCTATCTGCCGCGTGCGCCGCGCGGGGTGGCGACGATCGTGGCAATCACCGACAAGGTCGAGCGGATGTATGGCTACGAGCGCTTGGAACGCTATCCGCTGGCGGTCATGGCCGGCATCTCCAAGCGCTCCATCCTGGCGCCCTGGTATGCGGACCTGTACCGCTCGCTGGCGATGCTGGGCCTGGCGCTGCCGATCCCGGTCCTGTTCGGGTTCATCATGTCGCGGCAGATCCGGCGCACCCTGCGCGCGGAAGACGAGCTGCGGCTGGCCTATGTGGCGCTGGAGAAGATCGCGCTGCACGACAGCCTCACCGGCCTGGCAAACCGGCGGCAGTTGGATGCGGTGCTGCCGGCCGAGATCAGCCGGGCGCGGCGCACGTCCAGCCCGCTGGGGGTGATCATGCTCGATATCGATCACTTCAAGCGCTACAACGACCGCTATGGGCATCCGGCCGGCGACCTGTGCATCAAGGCGGTGGCCAACGCGGTGAAGAACCATGCGCGGCGGACTGGCGACCTGGCCGTGCGGTATGGCGGCGAGGAACTGACGGTGTTGCTGCCGTCCTCCGATGCGCACCAGACCGCGGCCACCGCCGAACGGATCGTGCAGGCGGTGCGCAGCCTGCGCATCGCGCACGCGGACAGTCCGTCGGGGCAGGTGACGGTCAGCGCCGGCGCCTACAGCTTCACTGCCTTCGCCAGCGTGATCGATGCCGGGGAGCTGCTCGACTGCGCCGACGCGGCCCTGTATACGGCGAAGGAGTCCGGCCGCGATCGCGTCCACGTCGCAACCAGCCAGTGCTGA
- a CDS encoding GAF domain-containing protein, which translates to MIIAPYPRNEEARLRFLRGLDLLDTPAEAALDEMTRELADGLQVPIALVTLMDADRQWFKSRVGLDVCQTARDVSFCSYALYADAMLVVEDALRDERFRDSPLVQDAPHVRFYAGVPLRGREGWVAGTLCALDTRPRQLDPRQAQLLQDLAARVERYLFGQRQGTVAQSRGDAMRSAFQAAPFGLAAMDPEGRLAAANRALCALLGQEEAVLLGSHAQALWRGDHGTPLDLAACARDGGFRSALLQRRDGGDRQVWLNAVVSDATDAPGSIVVTLVARDEGASPWPMQEA; encoded by the coding sequence ATGATCATTGCACCCTATCCCCGGAACGAGGAAGCCCGGTTGCGCTTCCTGCGCGGCCTGGATCTGCTGGACACGCCGGCCGAGGCGGCGCTGGACGAGATGACGCGCGAACTGGCCGATGGCCTGCAGGTGCCGATCGCCCTGGTGACCTTGATGGACGCCGACCGGCAGTGGTTCAAGTCCCGGGTCGGGCTGGATGTCTGCCAGACCGCACGCGACGTCTCGTTCTGCTCCTACGCCCTCTACGCCGACGCGATGCTGGTCGTGGAGGATGCGCTGCGCGACGAACGCTTCCGGGACAGCCCCCTGGTGCAGGACGCGCCGCACGTGCGCTTCTACGCCGGGGTTCCCCTGCGCGGCCGGGAAGGATGGGTGGCGGGCACGCTGTGCGCGCTGGACACGCGGCCACGGCAACTGGATCCGCGCCAGGCGCAACTGCTGCAGGATCTGGCCGCGCGGGTGGAGCGCTACCTGTTCGGGCAGCGGCAGGGCACGGTCGCGCAGTCCCGCGGCGATGCGATGCGCAGCGCCTTCCAGGCGGCGCCGTTCGGTCTGGCGGCGATGGACCCGGAAGGGCGTCTGGCCGCGGCGAACCGCGCGCTGTGCGCGCTGCTGGGGCAGGAGGAGGCCGTGCTGCTGGGCAGTCACGCGCAGGCCCTGTGGCGCGGCGATCACGGCACGCCGCTGGACCTGGCGGCGTGCGCGCGCGATGGCGGCTTCCGCTCGGCGCTGCTGCAACGGCGCGACGGCGGCGATAGGCAGGTCTGGCTCAATGCCGTCGTGAGCGACGCGACCGACGCGCCGGGATCCATCGTGGTGACCCTGGTCGCACGCGACGAAGGCGCATCGCCTTGGCCAATGCAAGAGGCGTGA
- the bioH gene encoding pimeloyl-ACP methyl ester esterase BioH: MHIDTVGDGPNLVLVHGWALHGGIFAPLVERLAAQYRMHLVDLPGHGHSRGDDTPLALPHVVAAIAAATPPAVWLGWSLGGLFALHAAATQPQVRGLAMLSATPRFVRGSHWPHAVEPQVFAQFGRDLAADYRGTLDRFLTLDTLGSAHARAELGTLRETLYARGEPSPQALQDGLVLLERTDLRRALPGLRVPSLWLSGQRDRLVAAAGMRDAAALAPHAQALSIAGGGHAPFLGHADEVAEALRGFLIGLG, encoded by the coding sequence ATGCATATCGACACAGTGGGGGACGGCCCCAATCTGGTCCTCGTGCACGGCTGGGCGCTGCACGGCGGCATCTTCGCGCCGCTGGTCGAGCGCCTGGCGGCGCAGTACCGCATGCATCTGGTGGACTTGCCGGGGCACGGCCACAGCCGCGGCGACGACACGCCGCTGGCGCTGCCGCACGTGGTCGCCGCGATCGCCGCGGCGACACCACCGGCGGTGTGGTTGGGCTGGTCGCTGGGCGGGCTGTTCGCGCTGCATGCCGCGGCGACCCAGCCACAGGTGCGCGGCCTGGCGATGCTCTCGGCGACGCCGCGCTTCGTGCGCGGCAGCCACTGGCCGCATGCGGTGGAGCCGCAGGTGTTCGCGCAGTTCGGCCGCGATCTGGCCGCGGACTACCGCGGCACGCTGGATCGGTTCCTGACCCTGGACACGCTGGGTTCGGCGCATGCGCGCGCCGAACTGGGCACGCTGCGCGAAACGCTGTACGCGCGCGGCGAACCCAGTCCGCAGGCACTGCAAGACGGGCTGGTGCTGCTCGAACGCACCGACCTGCGCCGCGCGTTGCCGGGCCTGCGCGTCCCCAGCCTCTGGCTCAGCGGCCAGCGCGATCGGCTGGTCGCGGCGGCCGGCATGCGCGACGCCGCGGCGCTGGCCCCGCATGCGCAGGCGCTGAGCATCGCCGGCGGCGGCCACGCACCGTTCCTCGGCCATGCCGATGAGGTGGCAGAGGCGTTGCGCGGGTTCCTCATCGGCTTGGGTTAG